One Phoenix dactylifera cultivar Barhee BC4 chromosome 14, palm_55x_up_171113_PBpolish2nd_filt_p, whole genome shotgun sequence DNA window includes the following coding sequences:
- the LOC103708051 gene encoding vacuolar protein sorting-associated protein 60.1-like → MRRVFGASKKKDPPPSIQDATDKINKRGDTVDEKIKKLDAELARYKEQIKKTRPGPAQEAVKARAMRVLKQKRMYEGQRDMLYNQTFNLDQVSFAADGLKDAQQTMSALKSANKELKGMMKTVKIQDIDSMQDEMMDLMDMSTEIQESLGRSYNVPDDIDEDELLGELDALEADMGAETESDAVPSYLQPDKEPDLDAEFNLPAAPTSHAVPPNRQNPQVEDELGLPAVPRASLRD, encoded by the exons ATGAGGAGGGTTTTCGGTGcgtcgaagaagaaggatccCCCTCCGTCGATCCAGGATGCAACTGATAAG ATAAATAAAAGAGGGGACACAGTTGatgaaaaaatcaaaaagctTGATGCTGAACTGGCTAGATACAAAGAACAGATTAAGAAGACTCGACCTGGTCCTGCTCAGGAAGCTGTTAAAGCTCGTGCCATGAGGGTTCTAAAGCAAAAGAGGAT GTACGAAGGACAGCGCGACATGTTATATAACCAGACATTTAACCTTGACCAAGTTTCTTTTGCTGCGGACGGACTTAAAGATGCTCAGCAAACT ATGTCAGCACTGAAGTCTGCAAATAAGGAGTTGAAAGGAATGATGAAAACAGTAAAGATTCAAGACATAGAT AGTATGCAAGATGAGATGATGGATCTAATGGATATGAGTACAGAAATACAAGAATCTCTTGGTAGAAGCTACAACGTCCCTGATGACATTGATGAGGATGAACTTTTGGGCG AGCTAGATGCCTTGGAAGCTGATATGGGAGCAGAGACCGAATCTGATGCAGTCCCTTCTTATCTTCAACCAGATAAGGAACCTGATCTGGATGCAGAATTCAATCTTCCTGCAGCACCAACTAGCCATGCAGTGCCACCCAACAGACAGAACCCCCAG GTGGAGGATGAATTAGGCTTACCAGCTGTGCCTCGAGCATCTTTAAGGGACTAG
- the LOC103708050 gene encoding endoglucanase 12-like — MYSANHWGGPFEIQVDSSTEDEQSRYVDLDRAVLQRQELDTTEQGWLLRPRDAEKKSKYVDLGCILCKWETLRWVIWSALIGFVVVGIPVIVSKTLPKHREPISPPDNYTVALHMALKFFDAQKSGRLPKNNDVLWRGNSGLEDGIGFTELKGGLVGGYYDSGNNIKFHFPMAFSMTLLSWSVIEYSHKYKAIGEYDHIRDIIKWGTDYLLLTFNSSATTINKIYSQVGAAQKGSTSSDDEYCWQRPEDMNYARPVQTSTSAPDLGSEVASALAAASIVFNDNTAYSKRLMNAARTVYKFARESGQQTPYSQGNQFIEPFYNSTGYWDEFMWGAAWMYYATGNYSYLSFATDSSLAKNAGSTIQKPDSSVFSWDNKLLGAELLLSRIRIYLDLGFPYEEMLRAYHNTTERSMCSFLHDFHVFNWTKGGLIQLNHGQPQPLQYAANAAYLASLYADYLNTSNIPGWYCGPYFMNSSTLYGFAASQVDYILGNNPKKISYMVGYGENYPTQVHHRGASIPHDGAAYTCTAGWKWRDKKSSNPNVITGAMVGGPDRFDGFSDVRNNKIYTEPTLAGNAGLVAALVSLTSSGGDHIDKNTIFSSVQRLDSYPPPLPVWKP; from the exons ATGTACTCAGCGAACCACTGGGGAGGCCCATTCGAGATCCAGGTCGATTCGTCGACAGAGGATGAGCAGAGCCGGTACGTGGACTTGGACCGAGCGGTGCTTCAGAGGCAGGAGTTGGATACGACCGAGCAGGGTTGGCTTCTCAGGCCGCGGGACGCAGAGAAGAAGAGCAAGTATGTCGACCTGGGGTGCATCCTTTGCAAGTGGGAGACGCTTAGGTGGGTGATATGGTCTGCTTTGATTGGGTTCGTCGTCGTCGGGATTCCGGTCATCGTTTCGAAGACGCTGCCGAAGCACAGGGAGCCAATCTCGCCACCAGACAATTATACCGTTGCTCTCCACATGGCTCTTAAGTTCTTCGATGCACAAAAAT CTGGCCGCTTACCGAAGAACAATGATGTGCTGTGGCGAGGAAATTCTGGCCTGGAAGATGGTATTGGGTTTACAGAGTTGAAGGGTGGGTTAGTTGGAGGATACTACGATAGCGGGAACAACATAAAGTTCCACTTTCCTATGGCTTTTTCCATGACACTCCTAAGCTGGTCAGTGATAGAATACAGTCATAAATACAAAGCCATTGGAGAATACGATCACATCAGAGATATCATCAAATGGGGAACCGACTACTTACTCTTGACTTTCAATTCTTCTGCTACCACCATCAACAAAATTTACAGccag GTAGGAGCTGCGCAAAAAGGGTCGACTAGTTCAGATGATGAATACTGCTGGCAGAGGCCGGAAGACATGAACTACGCCCGACCCGTGCAAACATCTACCTCTGCACCTGATTTGGGGAGTGAGGTGGCATCAGCACTAGCTGCTGCTTCAATTGTATTTAATGATAATACTGCTTATTCAAAAAGGCTCATGAATGCAGCAAGAACAGTTTACAAATTTGCTAGAGAGTCAGGGCAACAAACACCTTATTCCCAGGGAAATCAGTTTATAGAACCATTCTACAACTCCACAGGTTATTGGGATGAGTTCATGTGGGGTGCTGCTTGGATGTACTATGCCACAGGGAACTACAGTTATCTCTCCTTTGCAACAGATTCTAGTCTAGCCAAAAATGCTGGAAGCACCATACAAAAACCAGATTCAAGTGTTTTTAGTTGGGACAACAAGCTTCTAGGGGCTGAGCTACTCCTATCAAGGATTAGAATCTACTTAGACTTGGGGTTTCCTTATGAGGAGATGCTCAGGGCTTACCATAATACCACAGAGCGAAGCATGTGTTCCTTTCTTCATGACTTCCATGTCTTCAACTGGACTAAAG GGGGACTGATTCAACTGAACCATGGGCAGCCACAGCCATTGCAATATGCAGCGAATGCTGCATACCTTGCATCTCTTTATGCAGACTACTTGAACACTAGCAACATCCCTGGATGGTACTGCGGCCCCTACTTTATGAACTCAAGCACCCTCTATGGCTTTGCAGCCTCTCAG GTGGACTACATCCTAGGAAACAATCCCAAAAAAATAAGTTATATGGTGGGTTATGGAGAGAACTATCCAACGCAAGTGCACCACCGTGGTGCATCTATCCCCCACGATGGCGCTGCTTACACATGTACTGCTGGCTGGAAATGGCGAGATAAGAAGTCATCAAATCCTAATGTCATCACTGGTGCCATGGTTGGTGGACCAGACAGATTCGATGGCTTCTCCGATGTGCGGAACAATAAAATCTACACTGAGCCAACTTTGGCTGGGAATGCTGGGCTAGTTGCGGCCCTTGTGTCCCTTACAAGCAGTGGTGGCGATCATATTGACAAGAACACCATCTTCTCTTCTGTGCAGCGTCTTGACTCATATCCACCCCCTCTGCCGGTGTGGAAGCCATGA
- the LOC103708049 gene encoding uncharacterized protein LOC103708049 — protein MDESFDVRVKRLFGSRLFESVPGSSFPGSSWSVADGEVERREWNRERGAGSDRDDNPCSSAFVEGGFFAKKRKGARDTKKDRFEDDLDEPDDCEDGDGVGGGGEDIRDDGDIEEREIRSSIGMDPTLDNEDEEDEYDRTAIGMENAGDRLYMRNVTDHGPRINFHTLVPDLPEDSFEEMHDFHRDPRADHFAADARLEEYKKAAENCHLLQNHDSRKPAVDSVVKIAENDTNLKPILKRKEEQNDSKPKKRVRFDPECKDVRAEMNEEHEDLYMLPQSMETAAAMEVSLPEESPGVPDYIRNPSKYTRYTFDSPDVVDDTTNWQAFAEFRNLVKRSNPDQMQTEFLVELPRSVKFIPRKKSGDAISMDGSSGDTQHSSREFGQISACLTGIAARDQESDVCDIEEDDVEASTVVASTSSRKVDRMYRSKSPSDDYT, from the exons ATGGATGAGAGCTTCGACGTGCGAGTGAAGCGGCTCTTCGGTTCCCGGCTCTTCGAGTCCGTCCCAGGGAGCTCCTTCCCGGGGTCTTCCTGGTCCGTCGCTGACGGTGAGGTTGAGCGCCGCGAGTGGAACCGCGAGCGCGGCGCCGGCTCCGACCGCGACGACAACCCCTGCTCCTCCGCCTTCGTCGAGGGCGGCTTCTTCGCGAAGAAGCGCAAGGGCGCGAGGGATACCAAGAAGGATCGGTTTGAAGACGATCTCGACGAGCCGGATGACTGCGAGGATGGCGACGGCGTCGGCGGAGGAGGGGAGGATATCAGGGATGATGGGGATATAGAGGAGAGGGAGATCAGGTCTTCCATCGGGATGGATCCAACCCTGGATAACGAG GATGAGGAGGATGAATATGATAGAACAGCAATTGGCATGGAGAATGCTGGGGATCGTTTGTATATGAGGAATGTCACAGATCATGGCCCTCGCATAAACTTCCACACCCTCGTTCCCGATTTACCTGAGGATTCATTTGAGGAAATGCATGATTTCCATAGGGATCCACGTGCAGATCACTTTGCTGCAGATGCAAGGCTCGAAGAATACAAGAAAGCTGCAGAGAATTGTCATCTCCTTCAAAATCATGATAGTAGAAAGCCTGCTGTAGATTCAGTAGTTAAGATAGCCGAGAATGATACCAATTTAAAGCCCattctgaaaagaaaagaggagcaGAATGATTCCAAGCCAAAAAAACGTGTTAGGTTTGATCCTGAATGTAAAGATGTCCGTGCTGAGATGAATGAAGAACATGAAGATCTTTACATGCTTCCACAGTCTATGGAAACCGCTGCAGCCATGGAAGTATCATTGCCTGAAGAATCCCCTGGAGTTCCTGATTACATAAGAAATCCCTCTAAGTATACCCGCTATACTTTTGACTCACCAGATGTGGTTGATGACACAACTAACTGGCAGGCTTTTGCAGAATTCCGTAATTTGGTGAAGAGGTCAAACCCTGATCAGATGCAAACTGAGTTTCTGGTGGAGCTTCCAAGGTCTGTGAAATTCATCCCTCGAAAGAAGTCAGGTGATGCTATATCAATGGATGGTAGCTCGGGAGATACTCAGCACTCTTCAAGGGAGTTTGGTCAGATATCAGCTTGTTTGACGGGCATTGCAGCAAGGGACCAAGAAAGTGATGTATGTGATATCGAGGAAGATGATGTGGAAGCTTCTACGGTAGTAGCTAGTACCAGCTCAAGGAAAGTGGATCGCATGTATCGGTCAAAGTCGCCCTCAGATGATTATACCTGA
- the LOC103708047 gene encoding trihelix transcription factor ASR3 has product MANAVEAAGSNGCEGGGSAGAGGGGRPPRLPRWTRQEILVLIEGKRVVESRGRGRAATGRPAAALVGAGSPVEPKWAAVSAYCRRHGVNRGPVQCRKRWSNLAGDFKKIKEWESGRAAAEKKGGWESFWAMRNDLRRERRLPGFFDREVYDILDGAAAAAEPPEEAEEEEEEGKGGAGKRGVADEEAVFDSGRAAAEDGLFSDFEEEKEVEEDEEPAEEEERPAAPPPPPPPAPVAAVVPISEKKYEPSRAESSDQGIAKDKQPADNLENESPSQEGQKRRRTSQDRAGDINLQSQLIEVLERNSRMLTAQLEAQNVNCQLDRDQRKDQTNSLLSVLGKLADALGRIADKL; this is encoded by the exons ATGGCTAACGCCGTCGAGGCCGCGGGTTCGAACGGTTGCGAGGGGGGCGGCAGCGCCGGCGCTGGTGGCGGAGGAAGGCCGCCGCGGCTGCCGCGGTGGACGCGGCAGGAGATACTGGTGCTGATAGAGGGGAAGAGGGTGGTGGAGAGCCGGGGGAGGGGGCGGGCGGCGAcggggcggccggcggcggcgttgGTGGGGGCGGGGAGCCCGGTGGAGCCGAAGTGGGCCGCGGTGTCGGCGTACTGCCGCCGGCATGGGGTGAACCGGGGTCCGGTGCAGTGCCGAAAGAGGTGGAGCAACCTCGCCGGCGACTTCAAGAAGATAAAGGAGTGGGAGAGCGGAAGGGCGGCGGCGGAGAAGAAGGGAGGGTGGGAGTCGTTCTGGGCGATGAGGAATGATCTACGGCGGGAGCGGAGGCTACCGGGGTTCTTCGACCGGGAGGTGTACGACATCCTcgacggggcggcggcggcggcggagccgccggaggaggcggaggaggaggaggaggaggggaagggTGGTGCCGGAAAGAGAGGGGTGGCCGACGAGGAGGCGGTGTTCGACAGTGGGCGGGCGGCAGCGGAGGACGGGCTGTTCTCAGATtttgaggaggagaaggaggtggaagaagatgaggagccagcagaggaggaggagaggccgGCGGCGCCGCCCCCGCCCCCACCGCCAGCCCCGGTGGCGGCCGTGGTGCCGATCTCAG AGAAGAAGTATGAACCATCTCGTGCGGAAAGTTCTGATCAAG GTATAGCGAAAGATAAGCAACCAGCTGATAACCTTGAGAATGAGTCCCCGTCTCAAGAAGGACAAAAGCGGAGGCGAACATCACAGGACAGAGCTGGAGACATCAATCTACAGAGTCAGTTGATTGAAGTCCTGGAGAGAAACAGTAGAATGCTGACAGCCCAACTTGAAGCTCAGAATGTAAACTGCCAATTGGACAGAGACCAGAGGAAGGACCAAACCAATAGCTTGCTAAGTGTTCTTGGCAAACTTGCAGATGCACTTGGAAGAATTGCTGACAAGTTGTAG
- the LOC103708046 gene encoding protein MHF1 homolog isoform X1: MDGGDVDGGVGGGGGIEKDEEAEERTELLRDRFRLSVISIANAEAKKLDMEASEPVVACVADLAFKYTGEEQLARDVELFAQHAGRKSVNMEDIILSAHRNKHLTGLLRSFSQELKGKGPQTERKRKKSSKKEDKAIPS, from the exons ATGGACGGCGGCGACGTCGACGGCGGTGTTGGTGGTGGCGGGGGCATCGAGAAGGacgaggaggcggaggagaggaCGGAGCTCCTCCGAGATCGCTTCCGCCTCTCCGTCATCTCCATCGCCAACGCCGAGG CGAAGAAACTCGACATGGAGGCCTCGGAGCCCGTGGTGGCGTGTGTCGCCGATCTAGCTTTCAAGTACACCGGTGAAG AGCAGTTGGCAAGAGATGTCGAGCTGTTTGCACAGCATGCTGGTCGCAAATCTGTAAACATGGAAGATATTATATTATCAG CACATAGAAATAAACACTTGACTGGCTTATTGAGGTCATTTTCTCAAGAATTGAAAGGGAAAGGGCCTCAGActgaaaggaagagaaagaaatctTCAAAAAAGGAAGATAAGGCAATTCCCAGTTGA
- the LOC103708046 gene encoding protein MHF1 homolog isoform X3, with the protein MDGGDVDGGVGGGGGIEKDEEAEERTELLRDRFRLSVISIANAEAKKLDMEASEPVVACVADLAFKYTEQLARDVELFAQHAGRKSVNMEDIILSAHRNKHLTGLLRSFSQELKGKGPQTERKRKKSSKKEDKAIPS; encoded by the exons ATGGACGGCGGCGACGTCGACGGCGGTGTTGGTGGTGGCGGGGGCATCGAGAAGGacgaggaggcggaggagaggaCGGAGCTCCTCCGAGATCGCTTCCGCCTCTCCGTCATCTCCATCGCCAACGCCGAGG CGAAGAAACTCGACATGGAGGCCTCGGAGCCCGTGGTGGCGTGTGTCGCCGATCTAGCTTTCAAGTACACCG AGCAGTTGGCAAGAGATGTCGAGCTGTTTGCACAGCATGCTGGTCGCAAATCTGTAAACATGGAAGATATTATATTATCAG CACATAGAAATAAACACTTGACTGGCTTATTGAGGTCATTTTCTCAAGAATTGAAAGGGAAAGGGCCTCAGActgaaaggaagagaaagaaatctTCAAAAAAGGAAGATAAGGCAATTCCCAGTTGA
- the LOC103708046 gene encoding protein MHF1 homolog isoform X2, producing the protein MDGGDVDGGVGGGGGIEKDEEAEERTELLRDRFRLSVISIANAEAKKLDMEASEPVVACVADLAFKYTAEQLARDVELFAQHAGRKSVNMEDIILSAHRNKHLTGLLRSFSQELKGKGPQTERKRKKSSKKEDKAIPS; encoded by the exons ATGGACGGCGGCGACGTCGACGGCGGTGTTGGTGGTGGCGGGGGCATCGAGAAGGacgaggaggcggaggagaggaCGGAGCTCCTCCGAGATCGCTTCCGCCTCTCCGTCATCTCCATCGCCAACGCCGAGG CGAAGAAACTCGACATGGAGGCCTCGGAGCCCGTGGTGGCGTGTGTCGCCGATCTAGCTTTCAAGTACACCG CAGAGCAGTTGGCAAGAGATGTCGAGCTGTTTGCACAGCATGCTGGTCGCAAATCTGTAAACATGGAAGATATTATATTATCAG CACATAGAAATAAACACTTGACTGGCTTATTGAGGTCATTTTCTCAAGAATTGAAAGGGAAAGGGCCTCAGActgaaaggaagagaaagaaatctTCAAAAAAGGAAGATAAGGCAATTCCCAGTTGA